One window of the Rhipicephalus sanguineus isolate Rsan-2018 chromosome 2, BIME_Rsan_1.4, whole genome shotgun sequence genome contains the following:
- the LOC119381296 gene encoding uncharacterized protein LOC119381296, with product MDLSYSRERRQSLHPPGRQGYDEFGNVKVIPEESDSMIDRREHPLNSVMIEEEPEVDRCSRVTILRKSRNTRSSAGRRSSLLDTTPVALDVDQDSDSAVPTFKVVDQKASILLREVMGQEKTVVCAESVVLSPPDKVQ from the exons ATGGACTTGTCCTATTCTCGGGAACG GAGGCAATCCCTGCATCCACCTGGCAGGCAGGGCTATGACGAATTCGGGAACGTCAAGGTGATTCCCGAAGAAAGCGACAGCATGATTGACAGGCGTGAACATCCGCTCAACTCTGTCATGATTGAGGAGGAGCCCGAGGTCGACCGGTGCTCGAGAG TCACCATCCTAAGGAAAAGCCGCAACACGAGGTCGTCAGCAGGCAGACGTAGCAGCCTCTTGGACACCACGCCTGTTGCCCTCGACGTTGACCAGGATTCCGACTCCGCGGTGCCAACATTTAAAG TGGTCGACCAGAAAGCATCGATCCTTTTGAGAGAAGTCATGGGACAGGAGAAGACCGTGGTCTGTGCAGAGTCCGTAGTCCTATCACCTCCAGACAAGGTACAATGA